The following are encoded in a window of Armatimonadota bacterium genomic DNA:
- a CDS encoding flagellar hook-length control protein FliK, with the protein MDILSLTHNVRVGQEVEPRGIKPPERNFGKEVRKTGSPPTRGAPSDIRADRKEASQIEPKPLQQALDLLEAVLPFDPNFRDLALNKKIRPGFGLGNVLLELDLHVENGKPKFKDLLAAIGVDVPATLSTRNLTVLQQAIVEKIDAVPVPASVKRLIDAFLRTDNRPVTQAFEIGRIAPDARILDVDNGGRTGIIRSQELPTPVVSFNPMLRPLLAAPPQPMPGIQVKAGDNGIREGAVFPPAFGMHMPTKPSGIPERFFIEAPRPGVPQDLLGVPIKIAPELGAHKIEVQAVLPPVNLETMVSILSKGLSPTALRESITAQAPVPTLNAGSLTESKPTLQAPIRPVRGAGRYNVVASHSARPTLNAEDGKPVTQHSARPKSSNAVPTTVSHPTPEANATGTLITPDSLVGRRPRLNNGPVPLVSNHVPSASSAQPLTAARPTLIGYRSGVAKGTLPDFEAAAIHASDPGVPLASNVSEGARRTIDASALRLAAQQIVSSVHDSIIDHIQEIAASQGRGRVVIRLQPEDLGSITVSVRSFGQRVEADIRASNDAVRDALVAHRGDLVQSVESKGLSLDSFNVGQEADGEPQTSDQRADRNHDMRQEFERFANVSQASRQDVPVVVAAHTPWFAPTTEVVDYTV; encoded by the coding sequence ATGGACATACTTTCACTGACGCACAATGTGCGCGTCGGTCAAGAAGTAGAGCCCAGAGGCATCAAACCCCCTGAGCGAAACTTTGGAAAGGAAGTTCGAAAGACAGGTAGTCCGCCAACACGCGGAGCACCGTCCGACATCCGGGCGGACAGGAAGGAAGCGAGCCAGATAGAGCCGAAGCCTCTACAGCAAGCGCTGGACCTTCTCGAAGCAGTACTGCCGTTCGATCCGAACTTCCGCGACCTCGCGCTGAATAAGAAAATTCGACCCGGCTTCGGCCTTGGCAACGTGCTCTTGGAACTCGACCTGCACGTTGAGAACGGGAAGCCGAAATTCAAGGACCTCTTGGCCGCGATCGGCGTTGACGTTCCCGCAACGTTGAGCACTCGGAACCTCACGGTTCTTCAGCAAGCAATCGTCGAGAAGATCGACGCTGTGCCTGTTCCGGCCTCGGTCAAACGACTAATCGACGCGTTTCTACGCACAGACAACAGGCCGGTAACCCAGGCGTTTGAGATCGGCAGAATCGCGCCCGACGCAAGGATTCTCGACGTCGACAACGGCGGCCGAACGGGGATTATCAGAAGCCAAGAGCTTCCGACGCCAGTCGTGAGCTTCAATCCAATGCTACGACCGTTGCTGGCTGCGCCCCCGCAGCCTATGCCTGGGATACAGGTGAAAGCGGGTGACAACGGTATTCGCGAAGGCGCCGTCTTTCCGCCGGCGTTCGGCATGCACATGCCGACAAAGCCTAGCGGTATACCGGAGAGGTTCTTCATCGAGGCGCCCAGGCCGGGTGTCCCCCAGGACCTGTTGGGCGTTCCGATCAAGATCGCTCCGGAGCTTGGCGCTCACAAGATCGAAGTTCAGGCGGTGTTGCCGCCGGTCAACCTCGAGACGATGGTGAGCATCTTGAGCAAGGGCTTGTCGCCGACTGCACTGCGTGAGTCAATCACTGCGCAGGCTCCCGTACCAACGCTCAATGCCGGATCGCTGACTGAGTCGAAGCCGACTCTGCAAGCGCCGATCAGACCAGTGCGCGGAGCTGGGCGATACAACGTAGTCGCTTCGCACTCTGCACGACCGACGCTCAATGCGGAGGACGGCAAGCCGGTCACTCAGCACTCGGCAAGGCCAAAGTCCTCTAATGCGGTTCCGACAACTGTGTCGCATCCGACTCCTGAGGCGAATGCCACAGGCACTCTGATCACTCCGGACAGCTTGGTGGGCCGCAGGCCGCGGCTCAACAACGGTCCGGTTCCGTTGGTCAGCAATCACGTTCCTTCGGCAAGTTCAGCGCAGCCGCTCACGGCGGCCAGGCCGACATTGATCGGTTACAGAAGCGGAGTTGCTAAAGGCACGCTGCCGGACTTCGAGGCTGCTGCAATCCATGCGAGCGACCCAGGTGTACCGCTGGCTTCAAACGTCTCGGAGGGCGCACGGCGCACTATCGATGCGTCAGCGCTTCGTCTGGCCGCGCAGCAGATTGTCTCATCTGTGCACGACTCGATCATTGACCACATCCAAGAGATCGCGGCTTCGCAAGGACGCGGCCGAGTGGTTATCCGGCTACAGCCGGAAGATCTGGGATCGATTACGGTCTCAGTTAGGTCGTTCGGACAGAGAGTAGAAGCGGACATCCGCGCGAGCAATGATGCCGTACGAGACGCACTTGTCGCCCATCGCGGCGACCTGGTGCAGAGCGTCGAGAGCAAAGGGCTCTCGCTGGACTCGTTCAACGTAGGCCAGGAGGCCGACGGCGAGCCGCAGACGAGCGACCAACGCGCCGACCGGAACCACGACATGCGACAGGAGTTCGAGCGCTTCGCAAACGTATCACAGGCGTCTCGCCAAGATGTCCCAGTGGTCGTAGCTGCGCACACACCGTGGTTCGCGCCAACAACGGAGGTCGTGGACTACACGGTCTAG